A single Mytilus trossulus isolate FHL-02 chromosome 12, PNRI_Mtr1.1.1.hap1, whole genome shotgun sequence DNA region contains:
- the LOC134693020 gene encoding calmodulin-like: MEHKDETRQMRETSNEATIKIVFDKLDSNHDGHITPEELMNGGKEVGIKINLTRATKLIDEIDKEGHGFVNFAEFRKCMQQVLAKIHRDNEIYKRSFKKFDADGNGFIDKDELRQVLCAGGGRKMSEEEAEEMFNEADIDQDGQLTFDEFVDYFCRI; the protein is encoded by the exons ATGGAACACAAAGACGAGACTAGACAGATGAGAGAAACCAGTAATGAAG ctACAATCAAGATTGTTTTCGATAAACTGGATTCAAACCATGATGGTCACATAACACCGGAAGAACTTATGAATGGTGGGAAGGAAGTTGGCATCAAGATTAATCTAACGAGAGCAACAAAACTCATTGACGAAATAGACAAAGAAG GACATGGTTTTGTGAACTTTGCTGAATTCCGAAAATGCATGCAACAGGTATTAGCAAAAATTCATAGAGacaatgaaatatataagaGATCGTTTAAAAAGTTTGACGCAGATGGAAATGGTTTTATTGATAAAGATGAGCTCCGACAGGTGTTATGTGCCGGCGGTGGACGGAAAATGTCGGAAGAGGAAGCTGAGGAAATGTTTAACGAAGCGGATATAGATCAAGATGGCCAACTGACGTTCGATG aatTTGTTGACTATTTCTGCCGGATATGA